The nucleotide window tttctctctccctctcccgCAAAACTCATCTATTCCCTGCGGTCATCTGAAGATTCGCCATGAACAGCCATTAGTCAGCTCAGATGCCGTGCCATACCAACACACTTTGGTATTTTACCCAGCCATCTCCCCTTGCAAACATTAGTATCTCTCTCTACAGCACTAAACTGAACCAGATCATATATCCTCCATCGATCAGCCTAAGATCTAATCGCCCAGCCCAACTTCCCCCTTTTATCTCTTCCTGTTCTTTGGGGAGCCTAATTTGTGCTTGCTGTTTAGTGCAAGACTgacctttaaaaagacacaaagattAGTAGTAGAGCTAAATGCCCAAAGTCAAATAAATCCGCTCTCTCATCTCGAATCTTAAAGTGGTAGTACAGTcgaaaataaaaaagtgtttaaTTCATACATGATTTGTGAACACTCTTGCCTTGGATTCTTTCATAAAAAACATGTGAAGAAAGATTTTCAATGCAGTAAAATTCTACGAAAAATGTAAGTGATCTTTGAGAGCTACAGTGCAGGGCAAAATTTCATTtctgtgggatagtcacggaattttttgctcattttttcgtggcattctcacggatcttcacatttttccgtggccctgctacggactgtctttttccgtggcattctcacggattggttactcaactgttttgtcctattttcttaccattttcgcttcggtttagggttggatttacatgaaatgacatccctacccaaacccaactctaaccccaacaccaggtgacaattgtttaaagtttagaaaatataaaagaataaatcagaaaaaatagtataaaccaatagttaaagtgacatactaacgcaaagaccaaatctaaccctaaactgaagcgaaaatggtttgaaaataggaaaaagcagttgagtacccaaatccgtgagaatgccacggaaaaagacagtccgtagcagagccacggaaaaatgtggagatccgtgagaatgccacggaaaaatgagcaaaaaaattctgtgactatcccacagACTTTGTGAGTTCAGGTTGCAGCAAAAATATGTGAGCCCCTAGAAATAAACTGGTTTTCTacagtgatttgccataaaGTGTGATCGGATCCTTatctaggtcacaacaataaacaaacagaatgTGCATAAGCTcacaaaacacaaataattctagtttgttgtgtcttttttgaaaacacccattaaacattcacagtgcATTCACAAGTAAAccatactgtaaaaaagatggacgatgcGACTACGCTTTCTttcattgtaatgaattgaagcaaAAAATGTCCAACTATAAGCGCTGCTATGTTACATAAAAACATCAGTTTGAAGCCAGGGCATGCGTGGAAGTAATCGTCCGTGGAGTCGAAGTGGAGAAGGGAGATCAAACTTAAGCCCAACACTGGCACCCCCAATTCAACCAtgccaatcataacgacacgccccgtttctagCATCAAATTGCTAGCCAAAATgaaagtttttacaaaaataaacaattgaacatatatcagcgtgataacaactaccttaaaGGATGAAAACCATCTTTTGGAAAATATTATTGGAAgtataaatcatttttttatttagagtcGAGTCCCGTTTGTTGCATGgggagggcggggtttatgacttgtactgcagccagacaccagggggcgatcaaagactATACAATACTTTTCAAGATGTATGAGGCACACATGAAGTGAACCCATAGACtaattactttaataaaaaagctCATTTGTGTCAGAAGCTGGTTAACTGGAGTCCAATTAATAATATGAGTTTAGGATTGGTTAAGTGCTCCTTCGATTGATAAAAAGACAGTTATAAGATTGCTGTCCTTTAAAAGCAACTATTTCGTTGCTAaacacaatgttattttgtgtatttggtataatgcaatgtgtttgcgtggtttaaggtcaaagaaacatttttgtagctccagatatccctgcCTTCCTTAAACTGTTTTTAAGGAACTGATTTGTTATAAAGCTCATCTATCTGAAAagcactgtgtccctgattggccagcttgcagtacgttgtgattggcctgaatacttcTAAAGTCAGGCgcaaatgtgacgctccttaccatgttttgaagattagctcaaatactgacaggagttaatatcgCCTTTACTACAAGCCAGATCTCATCCAGAAAATtcagatgaccaagctgatcgatcaTCTTTGCAAGCATGGCTTGTGTTTGAATCATGGTTAAGTCAATAGTAAatactttaaatatgaaaacatgtactaacacacacttgcACCATGCCTCGCAAGAAGGATATCTGATCAAGAGTTGTTGCACTTCATAAGGCTgaaaagggatacaaaacaatctcaaaatgttAAGACATCCATTAGTTGACTGTAATAGGGTGCTTTAATGAAAGCGAGGGAGATCCGAATCCATGTGCAAAAGGTTTATTATAAGTAAAATCCCAAAAGGGCCAGCAAACAAATCCAGAAGAACAAATCCACTATCGTAATCCAGGCAAAACAGGCAAAATCCAAATAACAGGCACAGGTCAAAAACAGTAACAGATACAAAACAGGATTCAGATAACAGGTAAACAGATCACAGGAAACAGGCTGGACATACAAATGCAATAATCAGCCGAAAACAGGTGAACAGGAAGTGGTTTATATActgaacaaacaggaagtgagaAATGTGACATGGCAtgatatttcaaaataaaagcctgaACAGAACAggatgtcaaaataaaagtccaaataacaaaaatacacaGAACACCAGAAAACACAGAACAAAACCTTACATTGACAATTAGACAATATGTCTATAAATGGAGACCATTTCATATAGCTACCCTTTCTAGAAATGGGCACACCGCCAAGACTACTGAGACCCAACACAGAATACTCAATGAGAACCCACGAGGAACAGCTAAAGGTTTGAAGACATAATTAGATCTGGCACACATCTCTGTTCATCAGTCTACCATACGTAAGTCTTTGAACACGCACTGTGTCTATAGCAAAACACCATGGAGGAAGCCGCTGCTCTCCCGAAAAACATTGCTGTGAGCGTGAAGTTTCCAAAAGAGCACCTTGGTAAACCCCATTGCTACtgggaaaatattttatggactgatgaaacaaaagttGAATTTTCTGGGGAAAAATACTATGGTGCAAAAAGGACACAGCTTACTAACATCAAAACATCATCCCAACAGTGAAATATGGTGGAGGGTACATCATGATTTGGGCCTGGACCACTTGTTTAACAAAGTTTAACAAAATATCCTACAGGATAATGTCAGGGTTGCTGTCCGCCAGTTGAAGCTCAGTAGATGTTGGTTgatgcagcaggacaatgaccttaaagggcacctatttcatcaatattttggtataatacaatgtgtttgcttggtttatggttaaaaaaacacattattttctacatatcgtacatttttgtagctccagatatactgctttTCTCAAACGCAATggttttgtacaaagctcattgaTCTGAAAAGCTCTGAGTCCCTAATTGGCCAGCTAATTggacgttgtgattggcctgaatacctctgacatcagccggaaatgtgaccctccttatcatgtttgaaagattcgctcacagtGCAAAGCTGACAGGaattaacttacaggctgtaagtccaagcgggatgaattatgataatgtcagtctttactacatcaccaatcccaggaagtatattgttgcctacaatctgtgtgtttgttgtagtccaagaaaagagatttacataaGAAAAGATAActttgcgtcatcgtttacatTGGGatttgtactttttgaatatcgttaacATACTattacacacttacacaccaaaggaaatgtaacaTGGTGAATCGGACCATATGAGCTCTATAAGCTTTTAAAGTAAATCCACCACTGACTGGCTGTAGAAAACCAGTTTATTCCTATgtggttcacatactttttcttgccattTTACATTCTTCATGTGACTGCAGATAAACTAGAATATGAGCTTTGAGTTATATGAACATCTGCACTCTCAGAATATAAAGTTGTAAAAAAAACGTTCTATATATACAATTTTgtatatgtacctttgaggtaccagtatgcacctctAAGGTACAAATATGCATCTTTAGGTACACAAGTGTACCTTTTGAAAAGGTAACGAACCAGTGGCAACTTTGAAACTTTTTTCTGAGAGTCTGCTACACTATTCTTAACCACAGGAATAGTTtacttttacaaaaaaatatactttcATTTCGACAACCCTGACAACAAATCAAAGCAAAGAATGCGAGCTTATGTAAGTTTTTTTCTATTCTTTGCCATTGAGAATCTTTTATCTTTTTTCAGTATGACACAGCACAAAGGAGAAACATTTGCTCAGTGAGTTAAAGGAACTCGACTCTTGCCGCTCTCAATGTCATCTGTCTGGTTTTGTAAGTCTGACCTTTAAGTTGCTCATTAAATCACTGACATTGAAGAATAATGACTGTACATTATGTGACCATGTTTATGTTGAATATCAGCAGTTCTGTGTTCACAAGCTCACTAGTGTCACCACCCGACCACCACCATGGCAGCTCAGATTAGACCTCTGTGGGTGGGGTAAACTGAAAATGATCTCAGAGCATCAGGTCATTGCATTAAACAACCAATTTAATTGCATCCTGCTCCAGCACATGCAAGGCTAATGATCTACAACTGACCATACAGTCTGTGCATCtttaattgtgtgtgtgtgtgcgtgtgtgtgtgtgtgtgtgtgcgtgtgcgtgtgcgtgtgtgtgtgtgcgtgtgtcttAAAGAGAGAAAGACTGTAATTAGGCAAACATCGATTTTGTCGATGCAAGGAGAATGTCACTCAAATCACAAGATCACAGTGTCCTTTATGTCATTCACAAAACCTCTGGAGATATGCAGGCACAATCAACAAAGAATACATAGTGAATCTGTTGGCAGCCAACGTTAGCACAAATAAAGCATCACGCTTCAAAAACAACTAGCATTaactttaattgtttgttttctcGTGCATTTTCTGATGagcatttctgtctgtcttttttctCACCCTACCAGCCCTGCTCCACCCACAATGAGCATGAAACAGAAGCAGATTTATGTCACTTGTAGCCAGACTTGCAAAGACTACAAATTACTTTTCTCATTCACCccctttatattttaaaataaagctcATTTTGCATTGGCAACATTCTTTCATTATTTAACTGATGTGCCCAGGAGCCTGAACTGTGAGTTTCAGCTAAGACCAAACATTATAGTAAATTACATGCATACAGAGGTGCAGTCTTTCCAGTCACCCCACCGAATACAAATAAAGTCTTGATTCTGTTATTTACACCATATTGTGggtaagaaagaaagaagagaaAGAAATGAAAGAATAAGAGAAATGTGAATGATTATATGATGAGATGCTGCACGTGGACTTTGTCCAAATCCTACTGTAAGAGATGAAATGTGTAAATGAGGTTAAAAAGATATAATATTAACCTTCACAGAGAAGGGTCAGTTAGAGAGAACAGGATGAATAGAAGAAACTCATTTGGAAAAGAGTAAGAACAAAGGGAGAGGCCAACCAGTGAAGCAGTGGAAGTCACACATCTGCAAGTCAAAAGTAAATTTCTAGTCAAACAAGTAAATCTTGGGTCAAACAAGTCACATGGCAAGTCATAATGTTTGATGATTTAActgaatttaaatattttttaaaagttaaatcTACAGTAGTTATGGGAGTTttatttgaaacaaaaaatagcAATATGCATTTCTATTTCTAAAATACAAGGGTTTTATATATTCAAAaaagctgggttattttcaaaaatgcattaaaacaatccagcattttgtgttaaaacaaccaagcttaaattacaacccaactgTAATGATGAGTCCTCAGACATGGGATCCATTTGCAGCTTTATTAAAGATGACAGACACAACAGTAGGTGTGCGGtaacacacagaatgcaagggGCAAACCAGAAGAGTAAACAGGAACAGGCAATGGTCGAGACAGGCGGATAACAGTTCAAGGCAGGCGGCAAACAATCCAAAACGATAATAACAGTCCAAAGTCAAAACACAGATCCGTAATAATAATTCAGGAAACGCTCAGAAATGATCACCGTGGCAAATCAAGACTTTGCATCAGGATGTGTTTGGAGAGAGCTTAAATAGAGTTTCAGGTGACAGTGTAATCAGACCAGGTACATGGCCCTATGGGAAATGTAGTTTATAACAGACATGAGTACAATTCAGGTGATGGCTCCCTCTGTCGGCCGGGAGGATGCGGAGAAGCAGCTTTGTAACACCAACATGCTAGGCTTGTCCgttttttaaatgtaactttttgGTAACCCTTTTCTTGAAGAggtgttcataagacttacATGACACGTGTTATGAACATGAAGAAGATTTTATGCACAGCTTTCATTTAGTGTCATTCACTCAATTATGGCATTTTTATGCAAAGATGTTTATCATTTTTCATtttccattcaaaatgtttaacaaactcCTCTTGTTTGGGCTTCAGTTGGCAAATGCTGGGAATATTCTCCACAACAGAGCGAATAGCTTTTTTGTGTCTCCATGTCCGCTGTAAACTACTGTACAGCCTTACATTCAGCGCTTAGCGCTacgtcacggctctcagcccGCCCTTTTTTCATTGATTGGGCCGGCCGTTTTAAGGGCCGGTGGAAAACAGTTtcagactgagtacagaagCGAAATGAAATGAGCGGAAGTATGAAGTCTGGCGTAGTCAGACTAACTTATAATGGCCTCATGACAGCCAATGTCAAAACCATCAGTTTACTGTAATGTTAACCGATAAAGCTAgatatttcttaatttttatagtttatctgctatgtcatgtttatgacagatttatgacaagttatgttgtcttgttaatgtcaagttgtcatgacaagttatgatgtattgatTTATGTCAAGTTataagacatctcaaacaatgtcatctttgtaTTAAAAATGATATTATTGAGTGAATTACACTTAATGCCAGTTGTCATATACATGCATAAATTCTCATTCATGTTCATGAAACGTGTGATGCCATGATTATgaatgtgtcatgtcagtcttatgaaaaccccttcaagtaaagtgttaccaacttttttaaacataatatatttataacacTATTATTAGATCAGGCAAAGGATTAGGATCTTAACATAAACTTTCATTATAATAAGCAATGAATAGTTTTCTTTGTCGAGAGTGGATGAAAGGATGACAGCTATCAACAAAGACTGCAAAACACtacaaaagttatattttattcacctactgcataatagcagaaatatgggTTGACGTAAAAATTTGTCTTTGGCAGCTAGAAAAAACGTCAATTGTAGGGAAATTGTTAATTTCTTGTTTCATCTGTCTTCCTCAGAAATTGTTATGACACCATTGATCATAAAAAACTTAGGAAAATTAcagttacattattaatattacTTTTGGCATTCAAGTCAGTCAGTGCAAAGGGATGCAAGCAAGAAAAACTGGAATATggcatttaacatattttatcCCAATTTTCTGTTTAATGAACGCAAAATCAATGAAGCGTTAATCAGGGTATCTCACCCAATATCAATTAGGTAAatcaaaaagaaataaatacaaCAACCAACACCatgaataaaagaaataaatacacatctaaaaagaaaataatatttgGTGAGATACCTTCCCTTTATATTATTTGAATTTGTTTTCCTTTTTCCTGCATGTCCTTTACCTCGTGACTAGGTTGATGACACACTGTCCATGTTCAGTCATGACTGTTAATGCTGTCAGTATATTAGTTAGCGCGCTCTCTGCCTGCGGTGTCATATGTGGTTGCGTCATTGCGtgttcaaaaacaaatattaatttgtttaaaaaagttatttcgCGTCATTTCGAGTCAAGTCATATGACCACTCGAGTCTCCAGTCTCTGCAGTGAAGACGCACGTCTGGTATATTCTGACTTTAGTTTGTTTTTATCGCAAAATGTGTGTTTTGGATAGAAAGCCTCCACAGCAGCCTGAAGGCTTGAAACAGCGAGTGATCAGAGCACTGCTGTACTGCACTGGAGAAATGCAACAATTCCACATTCACATGCAGGGTAAGAACTACACATTATTCAAGTCATAATAATATAAGTAGTACTTTTGTGACTTTAGGGGTTATAGCAGTCTactaggggagagcaggggcgaaaATACAATTTttgagaaaatgttttagacagagatatatttttgctgtggtgaATAACTcaaagtgtggtctatcaataccaggtggaattttgaacaaatgtaaaacgactttAGTATAATTTTACTTTGTTAAGCACATTGTTACACTGTTAAACCTTGCTGTAGATTTCTGGGTAAATAACTGTAAAATTGGCAGTATTTAGCTTAAACATCGGTGAAAGGTATTTTACTGTGATATGAGATGCAGTTATGCTGCACTAATAAtaaactacagtaaattactcTTTGCACCAATTAAGGAAAATAACTGTAATATTATCTGGTAAACTACTGTCCTCTACATTCCCATAATGCACTACGTCAAAATTTATTGAAAACTGTTTACACCTTGAAAACAAGGAttaatgcatttacacacacatacgcacacacacacacacacacacacacacacacacacacacacacacacacacacatacacaggtgTCACCAATTTGCCTTGATAAACTTGTTTGTTTACTCTGGAGCGAGCTGTGTTGAACAATATAATAGTGgatttgtatgtttaaaagctgaaaatGGATCACACAACTATGAGTAAGTAAACTGTTAAAATATTTGTGAGtgtctttaaaacacataaagttAAGGTTCCAAATAGCTTTCTGATTTTTAGCATCTCCTATCAACGTTAACCCTTTtgcattgttcaaattcacTGCCCTTTCATGTTGTTCGTGGCCAAAAAatgccactaaattaaactgttgtaaaaatgtatcagattaatatataaaaaaagtaataaatctgttaatcaacctcagtactgtaCAGCAATTAACTGAAATCACTGCTGCCAGTTATTAACTGTAATTCCTAATCTACAGTATAAAACTGGCAACATTGTTGCCAGTAAGACACCGTAATGGTACAGAGacagtaaattactgtcacaGTACCTATTCCACCTTCTGCACTCTCTGCCCCGCGACCtaggaggaagaagaggaagaagggaGCTTCCTGTTCTCCGTCTTCTCCTGGGTCTACACTGACTCCTCAGCTAGCTGCGGAACCCCTGTTACTGCACCACAGCCACAGCTTCTGCTGCCAGCGCAGCCCGCGCAGCCGACAGAGCCAGCACAGCCGTCAGAGCCAGTGCAGCCACAGCCGTCAGCGCAGCCTGCGCACCCATCAGCGCAGCCACAGCCGTCAGCCCAGCCCGTGCAGCCACAGCCGTCAGCGCAGCCCGTGCAGCCACAGCCGTCAGCGCAGCCTGCGCATCTCCAGCCAGCGCAACGCAGCCTTCCCCGTCTCGGCTCTCCAGCCAGCTGCAGCCTCCCGCGTCTCGGCTCTCCAGCCGGCCGCAGCACCCCGTGTTGGTCCCTGTCCCCCTTCAACCCTCTAGTCCTGCCCTGTCACCCTCTGTTGTTCCCCCCAAGAACTATTTCAAGCTTCCCAGGTCTTCAACAAGACCCCCCCGGACTCTTTTGCTTCACCCAAACCTAGGACTCATTCCCCACCCAATCTGAACCACCACCCATGAACTTTGTTGTTCCCccaccccctcccttgtttattatttttgttatccCAACCCGCTTGTAATTTTTTCATGTGTGCCCTTAGTGTTATTTgctatgtttttttgtttgttctctGTCTGTCAGTTGATTTTGTCCAGGGTTTAGTGTTACCCCTGAGGAGCGTCTGCTAGCCGCTCCTTAAGGGGGGAGTGCTGTCAGGATCCTGTCAGAATCGTGTCTTGAATTATTTCTAGTCTTTGTGACAGGGTTCTGGCAGCACCATGTTTCATGTGGTAGATGCGTGGTTTTAgcattggtttattctgaccacgcatttcccgggtctcgtcacttttccCCCGATCCcttacagggctccagactgcccccaaatggtggcattttgcccctaaaatttgagagtgtgccactgaattttacatccaatcgcacatgtgcaacaagtaaatttgaccttattttccaaaagtgcacattaatgtgacactgaatttgaaacagcacattgtactttctgaatctatcattaaagtatttattagtaatacagtggaaattagcagaaatgtgaatatttggttagcatgttgatttacggtgtgtgcccctaaattttctggttgcgcccctaaaattttcagttgggggccactgtgctcctagtgaaaaaaagttagtctggagccctgcctTACTTGTGAATCTTTTTAGGTGTGTGTCATTAGTTCTCCTATTTAATGTCCTTGTGTTTGATGTTCTTCACTCGTGTGTTTTGTCTTTCTACCTGTGAGTATTGTGAACAATTTATGCCTAGTCTAGTTTAGTGTCAAGTTTAGTCTAGTCCTGTTAGTCTTTTGTATTAAAGCCTTGTTTCTTGTTGTTTGCCccatcgtgggtttttgttttgctgttttgtttaataaagtgTACATTGTTTTTCTACCCCCatctgcacttgggttcatccTGAAATTCCTGACAAATACATTGTTTTACAGTTAGGGCCTAtcataataaatgtttaatagaATACAATACTGTTCAAATACCCTTTAGACATAGTTCACTTCTGTGATACATTAATGCTATCAGACATGTCTTTCGGTtattagaatagaatagaatacaAAACGGGTCAAAACTTTAAAGTGACATGTtttgccaatgtatggtaacccatacttgaAATGTGATCTCTGCAttaacccatccagtgaataGTGAGCACACGCACTGCAAGTTGTGAACATGCAGCTATCCCTGCAGTTCCCGGTGAGCAATtggggttaaggtgccttgctcaagggcaccacaatCACAACTCAGCAGTCGTGAGCCTTGAATCATCAACTCTCTGATTACAAACCAGacactctaaccactaggctacaactTCCCCAGCCTGTAAGGGTGTCCCCTGTTTTGTCTGTTTGATTATATTTCATTTGTTGTGTGTATTTTCACACACATATTGCatgaactgtaaaaaaattcagcattttggtcaaatcaacatatatttttaggCTACTTTATCTTCAGGCTTCATCTCTTTCCATTCTCTCAGATAAACTCTTCCCGTTGCAGTTGGCCGAATGGTGTTTGCGTGGGACTTCACAGGTGATTCTGGTAAACAACCCCCTGAGTGGAGCCCTGATTCTGGGAGCGCTGTTGCTGGAGAGTCCCTGGCTGGCTTTGCTTGGGATACTTGGCCTCTTGGCCTCCACCTTCACAGCTGTAATACTGGGACAGGACTGGTGAGGAAATGTACACACAAATCTAGTTAAGAATACTATAGACTAAAAGAAGTACACATGTAAGtaaatatactagtcaacatttgaagtggatcaaaacctttcataaaagttgttttaaaaccAATTCCCAACACCTGTTCTTGTCTTTGGACAAATTTgattaacttttttgatccacttcaaatgttgactagtgtatatacGCAGGCATCGAATCATGTTCAAAAACAAAACGTATGTGCAtattaacaaacaaaaacattaaagagaccacccaaaaatgaaaattctgtcatcatttacccactatcatgttgttacaaacatttatttgttgTGATGTagacaaaggaagatattttgaggaatgtttgtaaccaaaccaatcagaagcccTATGGACTTTCattgtattattatttctaCTATAATGGATGTAAATGGGTTTTCTGATCAGAATGCTCAAAATCACTAAACCAAAATAAACAGATGCACACCTGTTGAAACAAACATCAGCAGCACGCATTGCTTTTCCAGCTGAAACAGCACAATAAGTCAAAGCAAAGCAGTTAGATTCACTTGTGTGATGTCCTCATCTCAGTGGGAAAATAATGCAGCCTTCCAGCacacatttaagaaaaattcaCATTTTAATCCAAACATGGATGGATTAAGGAAACACCCTCAGTTTAAAGATGTAAAGACTTTTTAAATTtaatatagcatgttaaaattttgTGTGATGAAATGCAAAAACTTATCGCCTATCAACTCAATactatgtgtttgtttgtgtgtgtctgcagTGAGGAGATATCCAGTGGCCATTATGGTTTTAATGGAATGCTGGTGGCTTTACTGATTGGTGCTTTCAGCTCTGCTGGTAACTGGTACTGGTGGCTACTGTTGCCGGCGTGTCTTGGTGGAGCTACAACGTCAGATAAGCTTTTACATTAATATTAAACTCATTATTAGAGATATCTTTCTTTCACTTCAGCATAGCTGTCTCTGTTTCGTTGTCATGCATGCTTACATGAAACAAACATAACTACACTCGTATACCCTTAAAGCATTCTTTGTTTTTCACAGAACATTTCTGTTCAGTGGTTTGGCTCCTATTTTGGATCGCTGGGGCTTACCAGTCAGCGTCTTTCCTTTTAACACGATCATCTTACTCTATCTGGCCTGTACCGGTACATCTCATCCTTATTTTCCAAACACTCCAGCCCTGCCACCGGGGGCACCAGAGAGCAGTAACCTCACCCAATTGCATGTCCCACAGGTGAGAGATTAAATAGAAACTAAacaaaattttattattattattagattattttTCTTTCATGTTCTTCCAATATTAACTAGGTCATATTGCTGATTAAGATTTCTCTTATTCTCTCTCTTTGTTTATTCCTATTTCCGTCCATGTGTCTTTACATTTGTCATCTTCCTGTTTCCCTGTTTCACATCTTTTATCGGCCCACATCATAGTTTTTTCCTTCCTGAATCAATTTTTATCATCCTTCTGTTTCTCTCCCATATGTGCTGAGAAGTGTGCGCGTGTGCTGATTTTTTATGccattattatatttatttattttctctgaTTCACTAACATCGAGTGGCTTCAGTGGGCTGAGAGCACATCACAACAACTTATTATTAAGGTCTGTTAATAGcctatgtatttatatttaatttaacagGATATTGTGCTTTTACCATGTCTCCATGGAGACAACATGCGTATACAGATAGAGAGAAATTAATTTTTATATAGCttatatttttagttttgtcTCTCTCATGAATATTTAATGTGCAAAAGTATTTAATATG belongs to Paramisgurnus dabryanus chromosome 2, PD_genome_1.1, whole genome shotgun sequence and includes:
- the LOC135730768 gene encoding urea transporter 1 isoform X1, with product MCVLDRKPPQQPEGLKQRVIRALLYCTGEMQQFHIHMQDKLFPLQLAEWCLRGTSQVILVNNPLSGALILGALLLESPWLALLGILGLLASTFTAVILGQDCEEISSGHYGFNGMLVALLIGAFSSAGNWYWWLLLPACLGGATTTFLFSGLAPILDRWGLPVSVFPFNTIILLYLACTGTSHPYFPNTPALPPGAPESSNLTQLHVPQWAESTSQQLIIKLLQGAVLGVGQIFACQTLGPSLLILVAILIFSPILTVYAIFGSVIGIVAGLSVSVQQGFLYSGLAGFNGALGCMTVGANFIFNWRTHLLSIASAFLSSYSDIALGNLLGFVGLPASSWPATLTGTLMLLLTGKNLREYRIPIEQVTSPEMNLHSCLQWSEANTDVADERTGHESNMY
- the LOC135730768 gene encoding urea transporter 2 isoform X2 encodes the protein MCVLDRKPPQQPEGLKQRVIRALLYCTGEMQQFHIHMQDKLFPLQLAEWCLRGTSQVILVNNPLSGALILGALLLESPWLALLGILGLLASTFTAVILGQDCEEISSGHYGFNGMLVALLIGAFSSAGNWYWWLLLPACLGGATTTFLFSGLAPILDRWGLPVSVFPFNTIILLYLACTGTSHPYFPNTPALPPGAPESSNLTQLHVPQLLQGAVLGVGQIFACQTLGPSLLILVAILIFSPILTVYAIFGSVIGIVAGLSVSVQQGFLYSGLAGFNGALGCMTVGANFIFNWRTHLLSIASAFLSSYSDIALGNLLGFVGLPASSWPATLTGTLMLLLTGKNLREYRIPIEQVTSPEMNLHSCLQWSEANTDVADERTGHESNMY